In a genomic window of Flavobacterium sp. KACC 22761:
- a CDS encoding LytTR family DNA-binding domain-containing protein: MKCVIIDDEPLAVELLEDFVKKVDYLELVSTFNNAIDAVSFINQNNVDLIFLDIQMPHFSGIDFLNTIEKKPLVIFTTAYSDYAVEGFNLGAVDYLVKPIPFHRFLKSVVRAQQIINPAAAIQAISENTTPPELEQDFMFVRAEYENVKMNFADILFIEGLKDYVKIYTTDNKFTLTLISLIKLENLLSSKGFSRIHRSYIINIKHVKSIQKNKVLISDKRIPISESYKTAFFEKINL; encoded by the coding sequence ATGAAATGTGTAATTATTGATGACGAACCCTTAGCAGTTGAATTATTAGAAGATTTTGTCAAGAAAGTAGATTATCTTGAATTAGTCAGCACTTTCAATAATGCTATTGATGCCGTTTCTTTTATCAATCAAAACAATGTCGATTTAATTTTTCTAGACATTCAGATGCCACATTTCTCTGGAATTGATTTTTTGAATACTATTGAAAAAAAACCGTTGGTTATTTTCACGACCGCTTATTCTGATTACGCTGTAGAAGGTTTCAATCTTGGAGCGGTCGATTATTTGGTAAAACCTATTCCATTTCATCGTTTTTTAAAATCGGTTGTGAGAGCACAGCAAATTATAAATCCAGCAGCTGCAATTCAGGCCATTTCCGAAAATACAACACCGCCAGAATTAGAGCAGGATTTTATGTTTGTAAGAGCTGAATACGAAAATGTAAAAATGAATTTTGCAGACATTCTGTTTATCGAAGGCCTAAAAGATTACGTAAAAATCTATACAACAGATAATAAATTTACGCTGACATTGATCAGTTTAATAAAACTGGAAAACTTGCTTTCCAGCAAAGGATTCTCTCGAATTCATAGATCTTATATCATCAATATAAAACATGTCAAATCGATACAAAAAAATAAGGTTTTGATTAGTGATAAGCGAATTCCAATCAGTGAAAGCTATAAGACTGCTTTTTTTGAAAAAATCAATTTGTAA
- a CDS encoding sensor histidine kinase, translated as MKLDAIKNTNSNKILFHCIIWVFFILTSLIQFYESPFKINNDFYAQWITGIVLFYLNYFYLVPVLLLEKKYWLYFSFVLALIVLFMVIRTHYFIPEFRHLRPDNMRPPRMMPDPKFFPKGAHFRTEIRQPFFFKVAPSFFYILIITISAIIRTLTEFYNNQQNKLIAETHRTSTELIYLRKQTNPHFLFNSLNSIYSLAHKKSDLVPDAIVTLSELMRYMLYETDNKTVALEKEINYIQNYIELQKLRLNNIEDIVINVHGDTRNKFIEPLLLISFVENAFKYGTDYKGAAHVKIKIFIHENSLDFWIENTIENYVKDPENSGIGLANIQSRLDLLYPNAHQLTITQDNAYYRVHLNLNLDQIQTAIN; from the coding sequence ATGAAGCTAGACGCCATTAAAAATACGAATTCAAACAAAATTCTATTTCATTGCATTATATGGGTTTTCTTTATATTGACTTCTTTAATTCAATTTTATGAAAGCCCTTTCAAAATCAATAATGATTTTTATGCGCAGTGGATTACCGGAATTGTATTGTTTTACCTGAACTATTTTTACTTGGTTCCGGTTTTGCTTTTAGAAAAAAAATATTGGTTATACTTTAGTTTTGTTTTGGCTCTTATCGTATTGTTCATGGTTATTCGAACTCATTATTTTATTCCTGAATTCAGACATTTAAGACCAGATAATATGCGTCCACCAAGAATGATGCCTGATCCTAAATTTTTCCCAAAGGGCGCACATTTTAGAACCGAAATAAGACAGCCTTTCTTTTTTAAAGTAGCACCTTCCTTTTTCTATATTTTAATTATTACAATAAGTGCAATTATTAGAACATTGACTGAGTTTTACAATAATCAGCAAAATAAATTAATTGCCGAAACTCATAGAACAAGTACTGAATTGATTTATTTGCGAAAACAAACAAATCCGCATTTTTTATTCAATTCCCTAAACAGTATTTATTCATTAGCACACAAGAAATCTGATTTGGTCCCTGATGCCATCGTGACGTTATCTGAACTCATGCGCTACATGTTGTATGAAACGGATAACAAAACGGTGGCTTTAGAAAAAGAAATCAATTATATCCAAAATTATATCGAGCTGCAAAAACTTCGACTAAACAATATTGAAGACATTGTCATAAATGTGCACGGCGATACTCGAAATAAATTCATAGAACCGCTGCTTTTGATTTCATTTGTTGAAAATGCCTTTAAGTATGGAACAGATTACAAAGGCGCTGCGCATGTAAAGATCAAAATTTTCATTCATGAAAATAGTCTCGATTTTTGGATAGAAAATACAATCGAAAACTATGTTAAAGATCCGGAAAACTCCGGAATTGGTTTGGCAAATATTCAAAGCCGACTTGATTTGCTTTATCCAAATGCGCATCAGCTTACTATAACACAAGATAATGCTTATTATAGGGTGCATCTGAATTTAAATTTGGATCAAATTCAGACTGCTATAAATTAA
- a CDS encoding DUF4907 domain-containing protein, whose translation MTINTKNQFFWSKIQKNLLFILLVLQFIACTKAVTFKIDSFQTKTGWGYTISAKNKILIKQSIIPVISTVKSFSSEEDALKTAHLVVSKLDQNMSPTITKNDLILLKIKF comes from the coding sequence ATGACAATTAATACCAAAAATCAATTCTTCTGGAGCAAAATCCAGAAGAATTTATTGTTTATTTTACTTGTTTTGCAATTTATTGCATGCACAAAAGCAGTGACATTTAAAATTGATTCTTTTCAAACCAAAACTGGCTGGGGATATACAATTTCAGCCAAAAACAAAATCCTGATCAAACAGTCTATTATTCCTGTAATCAGTACTGTAAAAAGTTTTTCATCTGAAGAAGATGCTTTAAAAACTGCACATTTAGTGGTAAGCAAACTCGACCAAAATATGTCGCCAACTATAACGAAAAATGATTTAATTTTATTAAAAATAAAATTCTAA
- a CDS encoding Kelch repeat-containing protein, which produces MNNLKKGILFATLFSALVFVGCSNDDEDDDLIGNWIKKSAFDGPARSSATSFVIGDYAYVATGYTGDVYLKDLWAYNSNGDYWEQKADFIGVGRSSASSFALNEKGYVGLGYDGTNKLKDFFQYDPTSNSWSQKTDFAGTGRYGALGFQVGGKAYFGTGYDGNYLKDFYQYNDQTNAWTLVNGFSGNKRRNATVFVIGDKAYLGTGINNGVYQEDFWEFDPASDVWTRKRDIDKDLNDDYTYNDDYAVTRSNASSFSMNGLGYVVGGDGVKTVWEYNPSTDLWVERTSMEGATRTDAVGFAINNRGFYMLGRVGSTYFDDAWEFKPLDEQSDDDN; this is translated from the coding sequence ATGAATAATTTGAAAAAAGGAATATTATTCGCGACTCTATTTTCAGCTCTTGTTTTTGTAGGCTGCAGTAATGATGATGAAGATGATGATTTGATAGGAAACTGGATTAAAAAGTCGGCTTTTGATGGCCCGGCGAGATCTAGTGCCACAAGTTTCGTTATTGGCGATTATGCATATGTAGCAACTGGTTATACCGGCGATGTATATTTAAAAGATTTATGGGCCTACAATTCAAATGGCGATTATTGGGAACAAAAAGCTGATTTTATTGGAGTTGGAAGAAGCTCTGCATCAAGTTTTGCTTTGAACGAAAAAGGATATGTAGGCCTTGGTTATGACGGAACAAATAAACTAAAGGATTTTTTCCAATATGACCCTACAAGCAACAGCTGGTCTCAAAAAACAGATTTTGCCGGAACAGGGCGTTATGGCGCACTTGGATTTCAAGTTGGCGGAAAAGCATACTTTGGAACTGGTTATGACGGAAACTATCTGAAAGATTTCTACCAATACAACGACCAGACAAACGCTTGGACATTAGTAAACGGTTTTAGCGGCAATAAAAGACGTAACGCTACAGTTTTTGTAATTGGCGACAAAGCTTATTTAGGAACTGGAATCAATAATGGTGTTTATCAAGAAGATTTTTGGGAATTTGATCCTGCATCAGATGTTTGGACAAGAAAACGTGATATCGATAAAGACCTTAATGATGATTACACTTATAATGACGATTATGCCGTAACGCGTTCAAACGCATCAAGTTTTTCAATGAATGGTTTGGGATATGTTGTTGGCGGTGATGGTGTAAAAACAGTTTGGGAGTACAATCCATCAACAGATCTTTGGGTTGAAAGAACTTCTATGGAAGGCGCAACCAGAACAGATGCAGTAGGTTTTGCAATCAACAACCGAGGTTTTTATATGCTTGGAAGAGTTGGATCAACTTACTTTGACGATGCCTGGGAATTTAAACCTCTTGATGAACAAAGCGACGATGACAATTAA
- a CDS encoding DUF6268 family outer membrane beta-barrel protein, with protein MKAQETFSANVNLKTEPTDKIDFNESGISVVFNKKINPKNQIINTTEYSKLNINYDLDPFSELENLDRFNQFHNKTEYSFQAWDKTKLKFSLTPMFSFQQHLDASDFTILGSFEINQQLNSNTTISIGVARSSIFGNPKFIPVTAINYNLSEKSTISVGFPDTKISYSNNIRNKFSLTNSFNGSFYNLDQKSDSYFNASKMSLSQMTSAFEYERNVDGNWFMNFKAGYDFNKNYKLTDSENHTMYNFNTSNGYILGIGIKYKQ; from the coding sequence ATGAAGGCTCAAGAAACTTTTTCGGCAAATGTGAATTTAAAAACAGAACCTACTGATAAAATTGATTTTAATGAGAGCGGTATTTCGGTAGTATTTAACAAAAAAATAAACCCAAAAAACCAGATCATCAACACAACTGAATATTCTAAGTTGAATATAAATTATGATTTAGATCCTTTTTCGGAACTTGAAAATTTAGATCGGTTTAATCAGTTTCACAACAAAACAGAGTATTCATTTCAAGCTTGGGACAAAACAAAGTTGAAATTTTCGCTTACGCCAATGTTTAGCTTTCAGCAGCATTTAGACGCATCTGATTTTACGATTTTAGGAAGTTTTGAAATCAATCAGCAATTGAATTCTAATACAACTATTTCTATTGGAGTGGCACGATCTAGCATTTTCGGAAATCCAAAATTCATTCCTGTTACAGCAATAAACTACAATTTGAGTGAAAAAAGCACTATTTCAGTAGGATTTCCAGACACAAAAATTTCATATTCAAATAATATCCGAAACAAATTCAGTTTAACAAACAGCTTCAATGGTAGCTTTTACAATTTAGACCAAAAGTCAGACTCGTATTTCAATGCCTCAAAAATGAGTTTGTCACAAATGACTTCGGCATTTGAATATGAGCGAAATGTAGACGGAAATTGGTTTATGAATTTTAAGGCTGGGTATGATTTCAACAAAAATTACAAACTCACCGATTCTGAAAACCACACTATGTACAATTTTAATACAAGCAACGGATACATTTTAGGAATTGGGATCAAATACAAACAATAA
- a CDS encoding DUF4270 family protein produces the protein MHKFILMFFFAITIISCGTDTDAGEFVVGSDYLAVNNKVIMIDTVTVDMATINFDSLITSNQSRILVGNYDDPILGKVKSNSYFQLAGDSYTLNSGGGSDTEAVNYVFDSIAMILKYDNYYYGDTTSVQTLNIHRLTQRVKPNTEDENFYNNSSLTYSDENIGTISYKPRPIEKDSITIKMSDAFGSALFQKLKKREITDFDSFSEYLKGLVIVPATTNSSSMIGFHVSTSKVRLYYSKYQADTEEVSYILDFTIADATRQFNSVSSDKTGTLIQNLPVSSSKLSSSLTDRQGFIQSGTGVACRIDFPNIKQLKYISDNGAIVNAELILKPVNNTYSAKYPLADSLSVFVADKLNRISTSLVNSAGTTVYGILNKKSDEFNEDVGYSIPVGNFLQKEMLKSSDSKSSLILTLPGIYKTVNRIVLGDQKHPNNKIQLKIYYISY, from the coding sequence ATGCACAAGTTTATATTGATGTTCTTTTTTGCGATCACGATCATTTCGTGCGGTACAGATACAGATGCTGGGGAATTTGTTGTTGGGTCTGATTATTTGGCTGTGAACAATAAAGTAATTATGATTGACACAGTTACGGTTGATATGGCAACAATAAATTTTGATTCCTTAATTACGTCAAATCAAAGCAGAATTTTAGTGGGGAACTATGATGATCCTATTTTGGGAAAAGTAAAATCAAATAGTTACTTCCAATTGGCGGGCGATTCATACACCTTAAATTCTGGCGGTGGTTCTGATACTGAAGCTGTGAATTATGTGTTTGATTCGATAGCCATGATTTTAAAATATGACAATTATTATTATGGCGATACGACAAGTGTGCAGACGCTTAATATTCACAGATTGACACAAAGAGTAAAGCCAAATACTGAAGATGAAAATTTTTACAACAACTCTTCATTGACTTATAGTGATGAAAATATTGGAACTATATCTTATAAGCCAAGGCCAATAGAGAAAGATTCTATCACAATAAAAATGAGTGATGCTTTTGGTTCTGCACTTTTTCAGAAATTAAAAAAGAGAGAAATTACAGATTTTGATAGTTTTTCAGAATACCTCAAGGGACTTGTGATTGTTCCTGCTACAACAAATTCTTCTAGCATGATTGGCTTTCATGTTTCGACCAGCAAAGTGCGGTTGTACTACTCCAAATATCAAGCAGATACTGAAGAGGTATCTTATATTTTGGATTTTACAATTGCTGATGCAACAAGACAGTTTAACTCTGTTTCATCAGATAAAACAGGAACTCTGATTCAGAATTTGCCTGTCTCGAGCAGTAAATTATCAAGTTCGCTCACAGATCGGCAAGGGTTTATTCAGTCGGGAACAGGAGTCGCATGCAGGATCGATTTCCCAAACATTAAGCAGCTCAAATATATTTCAGATAATGGAGCAATTGTAAATGCCGAACTGATCTTAAAACCCGTCAATAACACCTATTCGGCAAAATATCCTTTAGCAGATTCCTTGTCTGTTTTTGTAGCAGATAAATTAAACCGAATAAGTACTTCTTTGGTAAACTCTGCTGGAACTACGGTTTATGGAATTTTAAATAAAAAAAGTGATGAGTTTAATGAAGACGTTGGTTATTCCATTCCGGTTGGAAACTTTTTGCAAAAAGAAATGCTTAAATCATCAGATTCAAAATCTTCTCTGATTTTGACATTGCCAGGAATTTACAAGACCGTAAATCGAATTGTTTTAGGTGATCAAAAACATCCGAACAATAAAATTCAATTGAAAATTTATTATATCTCCTATTAA
- a CDS encoding aromatic hydrocarbon degradation protein translates to MKSKIIYLSCFILLSLTSFSQSISSSPYSLYGVGSVYDSDFGILPSIGSSGMALPSDTFINNLNPASLGFTSLNHFMFDIGGKAIKTIYQSSSRTEERNNFQFSHMAFAFPVTKNSGFSMALRPYSSAAFKISNLKLPIEGSQEYYYLTAVGSGGLNNFDFSYGYRFEKKLSVGFTGSVLFGSTTDERHYLITNTLTTISKKTSYKGVRATFGAQYKIDSTFTIAPVVKLPSQVNASKVQSVATIADDVTTTIQSEVASDIDDYYMPLEIGVGISKRFKNNLNMTLDYEKSFWDDTKQSELYGNFVNQDRFALGFTYRAKKDYRKYWDRVQYAMGANFDNGYLEVDGKRINNAAVSIGLSLPIENTLTTLNISYSYGQKGRISDNLIKENYHKLSLNLSLDGIWFVKRKFE, encoded by the coding sequence ATGAAAAGTAAAATCATTTATTTAAGCTGCTTCATTTTATTGTCGCTGACTTCATTTTCTCAAAGTATTTCAAGTTCACCTTATTCACTTTACGGAGTGGGCAGCGTATATGATTCTGATTTCGGAATTCTTCCTTCGATTGGTTCTTCGGGTATGGCTTTGCCTTCGGATACATTTATCAATAATTTAAATCCGGCGTCGCTGGGGTTTACTTCTTTAAATCATTTTATGTTTGATATTGGAGGAAAAGCTATAAAAACAATTTATCAAAGCAGTTCGCGTACTGAAGAGCGAAATAATTTTCAGTTTTCGCACATGGCTTTTGCTTTTCCAGTCACTAAAAACTCAGGATTTAGTATGGCATTGCGTCCATATTCGAGTGCGGCTTTTAAAATTTCAAATCTAAAATTGCCAATAGAAGGAAGCCAGGAATATTATTATTTAACCGCAGTTGGGTCTGGCGGATTGAATAATTTTGATTTTTCTTATGGTTATCGATTTGAGAAGAAACTTTCTGTTGGTTTTACGGGTTCAGTATTATTTGGAAGCACAACAGATGAAAGGCATTACCTGATTACAAACACACTCACCACCATTAGCAAAAAAACGAGTTATAAAGGTGTTCGAGCAACATTTGGAGCACAATACAAAATCGATTCAACTTTTACAATTGCTCCAGTGGTCAAGCTTCCTTCTCAAGTCAATGCCTCAAAAGTACAAAGCGTTGCAACTATTGCAGATGATGTGACAACAACAATTCAGTCAGAGGTTGCGTCAGATATAGACGATTACTATATGCCTTTAGAAATAGGAGTGGGGATTAGCAAACGTTTTAAAAATAATCTAAACATGACTTTAGATTATGAAAAGAGTTTTTGGGATGATACCAAACAATCTGAGTTGTACGGAAATTTTGTAAATCAGGACCGATTTGCGCTTGGCTTTACTTATCGTGCAAAAAAAGATTATCGAAAATATTGGGACCGCGTTCAATATGCAATGGGAGCCAACTTTGATAACGGATATCTTGAAGTAGATGGCAAACGAATAAATAATGCCGCAGTTTCTATTGGACTTTCATTGCCAATTGAAAACACATTGACAACTTTGAATATATCCTATTCTTATGGACAAAAAGGAAGAATATCGGATAATTTAATTAAAGAAAATTATCATAAATTATCTCTGAATTTATCCTTAGACGGAATATGGTTCGTCAAGCGAAAGTTTGAATAG
- the murI gene encoding glutamate racemase, which translates to MTNNNPIGVFDSGIGGTSIWNEIHNLLPNEKTIYLADSKNAPYGQKTKEEIVALSKKNVEFLIERGCKLIVVACNTATTNAIRELRADYDIPFVGIEPAIKPAANNSKTQVIGILATKGTLNSELFNKTAEMFQNTTIIEQVGYGLVQLIEDGNLNSPEMTELLESYLKPMIDANIDYLVLGCSHYPYLIPQIKKILPDHIQIIDSGEAVARQTQNILRDKVGFSDLKEAEPEFYVNSNPAVLESILDHKYQVIKKDF; encoded by the coding sequence ATGACAAACAATAATCCTATAGGCGTTTTTGATTCTGGAATTGGAGGAACTTCAATCTGGAATGAAATTCATAATCTCCTTCCGAACGAAAAAACTATTTATTTAGCCGACAGCAAAAATGCTCCTTATGGTCAAAAAACCAAAGAAGAAATTGTTGCGCTCAGCAAAAAAAATGTCGAATTTTTAATTGAAAGAGGTTGCAAATTGATTGTTGTAGCCTGCAATACTGCAACAACTAATGCGATTCGTGAACTAAGAGCTGATTACGATATTCCTTTTGTTGGTATTGAACCAGCGATCAAACCTGCCGCAAATAATTCAAAAACTCAAGTAATTGGTATTTTAGCTACTAAAGGAACTTTGAACAGCGAATTATTTAATAAAACTGCCGAAATGTTTCAGAATACCACAATCATTGAGCAAGTGGGTTATGGTTTAGTACAGCTTATTGAAGACGGGAATTTAAACTCGCCAGAAATGACGGAGCTTTTAGAATCGTACTTAAAACCCATGATTGATGCAAATATTGATTATCTCGTTTTAGGTTGTAGTCATTATCCTTACTTGATTCCTCAAATAAAAAAAATTCTGCCGGACCACATCCAGATTATAGATTCTGGTGAAGCGGTGGCCCGTCAGACCCAAAATATTTTGCGTGATAAAGTTGGTTTCTCAGATCTTAAAGAAGCCGAGCCTGAGTTTTATGTTAATTCAAATCCTGCAGTATTAGAATCAATTTTAGACCACAAATATCAGGTGATCAAAAAAGATTTCTAA
- a CDS encoding OmpH family outer membrane protein yields MMKQIKTLLIAAVLILGASNTMNAQAKVAHVDVSEIMSKMPAMLDAQNQLQKLSGTYDAEYKKMVDEYQTKIKKYEQESTTATEAVNTERAKEVQDMQKRIVDYRDNAQKELQQKDNDIMKPIMEKVKASIQKVGKAKGYQYVLDGSSLILADGPNITADVKKDLGF; encoded by the coding sequence ATGATGAAACAAATCAAAACTTTACTAATTGCTGCCGTTCTAATTTTAGGAGCAAGTAACACAATGAATGCACAGGCTAAGGTTGCCCATGTTGATGTTAGCGAGATTATGTCGAAAATGCCTGCTATGCTAGATGCACAAAATCAATTGCAAAAATTAAGTGGTACATACGACGCTGAATACAAAAAAATGGTTGACGAATACCAAACTAAAATCAAAAAGTACGAGCAAGAATCTACAACAGCTACTGAAGCTGTAAACACAGAGCGTGCTAAAGAAGTTCAAGACATGCAAAAAAGAATTGTTGATTACAGAGACAATGCACAAAAAGAACTACAACAAAAAGACAATGACATCATGAAACCAATTATGGAGAAAGTGAAAGCTTCTATCCAAAAAGTTGGAAAAGCTAAAGGTTACCAATACGTTTTAGACGGTTCTAGCCTTATCTTAGCTGATGGTCCAAACATCACTGCTGATGTTAAAAAAGATTTAGGATTCTAA
- a CDS encoding OmpH family outer membrane protein has product MRKQFLFLFLALIVANTSQAQTRTTRIGYIDMEYILENVSDYKEATAQLELKAQKWKQEIESKKIEINKLKESLKAEKALLTKELIDERETEIKFLETEMMDYQQKQFGSDGNLIHQKAALAKPIQDQVFTAVQDIAEAKNYDFIFDKSSDLTMLFSNKKFDISDQVIRVLNRTDKREQLTKKQLKDQEVKEAKENAIDENPAMADRQKALDEKRAAREKLIEDRRLEQEAKKKEYDDRRKAIQAEREAKKNGTVSEPAKTTEAAKTDATAKPVAGTATETAPATAAPATTEPAVDKAAERQKLYEQRKKELEERRKKILEEREAAKKAKEAEAQKPNTTNN; this is encoded by the coding sequence ATGAGAAAACAGTTTTTATTTTTATTTTTAGCCTTGATTGTAGCAAATACAAGTCAGGCACAGACAAGAACGACAAGAATTGGCTATATAGACATGGAGTACATTCTTGAAAACGTTTCTGACTATAAAGAGGCAACAGCTCAATTAGAGCTCAAAGCTCAAAAATGGAAACAAGAAATTGAATCCAAAAAAATAGAAATAAACAAACTGAAAGAAAGCTTAAAAGCAGAAAAAGCACTTTTGACAAAAGAGCTTATTGATGAAAGAGAAACTGAAATAAAATTTCTGGAAACAGAAATGATGGATTATCAGCAAAAGCAATTTGGTTCTGATGGAAATCTGATTCACCAAAAGGCCGCATTGGCTAAACCAATCCAGGATCAAGTTTTTACGGCAGTACAAGATATCGCAGAAGCTAAAAATTATGATTTTATTTTTGATAAGTCTTCAGATTTGACGATGCTTTTCAGCAACAAAAAATTTGACATCAGCGATCAAGTTATTCGTGTTTTAAACAGAACTGACAAAAGAGAGCAATTGACTAAAAAACAATTGAAAGATCAGGAAGTTAAGGAAGCCAAAGAAAATGCTATTGATGAAAATCCAGCAATGGCCGATCGACAAAAAGCACTTGATGAAAAAAGAGCTGCAAGAGAAAAACTAATCGAAGACAGAAGATTAGAGCAAGAGGCTAAGAAAAAAGAATACGACGATAGAAGAAAAGCCATACAAGCCGAAAGAGAAGCTAAAAAAAATGGCACGGTTTCTGAACCTGCAAAAACAACTGAAGCCGCCAAAACAGATGCCACGGCCAAACCTGTTGCAGGAACAGCAACTGAAACAGCTCCAGCAACAGCAGCACCAGCGACAACTGAGCCAGCAGTAGATAAAGCAGCAGAAAGACAAAAATTATACGAACAACGTAAAAAAGAATTAGAAGAAAGAAGAAAAAAAATATTAGAAGAGAGAGAGGCCGCTAAAAAAGCAAAAGAAGCCGAAGCACAAAAACCTAATACGACCAATAATTAA